From Cellulophaga lytica DSM 7489, a single genomic window includes:
- a CDS encoding TonB-dependent receptor, with amino-acid sequence MRLLLLTFCLLTCLVSKAQETGSVVGKLTDKEMNNDPLPFANVLIKGTTKGTTSDFDGLYEIANLEPGTYTVVFSYVGYETVEIPNVAIVAGKVTTINVPMAANEGMMLDEIVITTVTRKDSETALLLDQKKAVEMKTAIGAQELARKGVSDVATAVTKTTGISKQEGSGSVFVRGLGDRYNVTTMNGLPLPTNNPSRKNIDLDIFSTDIVEYIGIDKTYNAKNYGDFAGANIDISSKNYKGSGFLQLGVGTGINTEAIGESDFYLNDGPDVYGFYTNDYPDFPLNNYNYTTSWDRESAPTPIVTSLSLSGGDSYTLGEQSKLSFFAVGTFDNDYKYKEGVARGSTSPSGLIAKDFDYTSYEYSTNSTLMANIGYTIGRSSIKYNSLYVNTSTQKQQEYNGVINVFDYAPEGGGLIQRGTFERTSLFVNQLLGDHKIGEQLEVNWGASYNTVESSIPNRKQTTLSPDDWDEPNGPKSFRRSISNSDNHRFYQDLTEDELAANLSATYKFKKNEDDLYDGKLTVGYSGRFKEVDFEATQFNFNINTRNNDGSTIPQPIITDPYNLDAYFTQENLNAGLFSLSTFRGNANNPIALQPQTYNGNQDIHAAYTNLEYAFNPKFTLIAGLRVEQINQSIDWSTSIDPAGDSNEFEKTEFLPALSLKYELNDKQNLKFAASKTYTLPQFKERALFLFEDVTTTYTGNPSLYASTDYNFDLKWEMFPNSSEIISLGVFGKYIENPINEITINSASNVISYVNSGDWAKAYGVELEVRKDLFATEKDTEDSVLKTVLSAGFNASYMNTNQELNPDKIIEETTAAGFPLSVNFSNEEDGLTGASDLLLNGDISFSKDYSKNKNITTTIAYNYFSDRIYALGVQGKGNLVDKGFGSLDFIAKAQLNENIRIGLSAKNILNPSVERFQDEQDVTVLSYKRGANVKLSLSYNF; translated from the coding sequence ATGAGACTTTTATTATTGACATTTTGCCTACTAACGTGCTTAGTATCAAAGGCACAAGAAACAGGAAGCGTTGTTGGGAAATTAACCGACAAAGAAATGAATAATGACCCGTTACCATTTGCTAACGTACTAATTAAAGGAACGACTAAAGGAACAACATCAGATTTTGATGGCTTATATGAGATTGCAAATTTAGAGCCGGGTACATACACCGTAGTATTTAGTTATGTTGGATATGAAACTGTAGAAATACCTAATGTAGCTATTGTTGCTGGCAAGGTTACAACAATAAATGTACCAATGGCAGCTAACGAAGGAATGATGTTAGATGAAATTGTTATTACAACAGTTACAAGAAAAGATTCTGAAACAGCTTTATTACTAGATCAAAAGAAAGCTGTAGAAATGAAAACTGCAATTGGCGCACAAGAATTAGCACGTAAAGGTGTTAGTGATGTTGCTACTGCTGTTACCAAAACAACTGGCATTTCTAAACAAGAAGGTTCTGGTAGTGTTTTTGTACGTGGTTTAGGAGATCGTTACAACGTTACTACAATGAATGGATTGCCTTTACCAACCAATAATCCTTCTAGAAAAAACATTGATTTAGATATTTTTTCTACTGATATTGTTGAGTATATTGGTATTGATAAAACATATAACGCCAAAAACTACGGTGACTTTGCAGGTGCAAATATTGATATTTCTTCAAAAAACTATAAAGGATCTGGCTTTTTACAACTAGGAGTTGGTACTGGTATTAACACTGAAGCTATTGGCGAAAGTGATTTTTACTTAAACGATGGCCCAGATGTATATGGTTTTTATACTAATGACTATCCAGATTTTCCATTAAACAATTACAACTACACAACCAGCTGGGACAGAGAATCTGCTCCTACACCTATAGTTACTAGCCTATCTTTATCTGGTGGCGATTCTTATACCTTAGGTGAGCAAAGTAAATTAAGCTTTTTTGCTGTTGGTACTTTTGATAACGACTACAAATATAAAGAAGGTGTTGCAAGAGGTAGCACTTCTCCTAGTGGCTTAATTGCTAAAGATTTTGACTATACTAGTTACGAGTATAGCACAAACTCTACATTAATGGCTAATATTGGTTATACAATAGGTAGATCATCAATTAAATACAACTCTTTATACGTAAACACTTCTACTCAAAAACAACAAGAATACAATGGTGTTATTAATGTTTTTGATTACGCGCCAGAAGGCGGTGGTTTAATACAAAGAGGAACTTTTGAAAGAACTTCTCTTTTTGTAAATCAATTATTAGGAGATCATAAAATTGGAGAACAATTAGAGGTTAATTGGGGAGCATCATACAACACTGTAGAAAGTAGTATTCCTAACAGAAAACAAACTACACTATCTCCTGATGATTGGGATGAGCCAAACGGACCAAAATCTTTCCGTAGATCTATTAGTAACTCTGATAACCACAGGTTTTATCAAGACTTAACTGAAGATGAATTAGCTGCTAATTTATCTGCAACTTATAAGTTTAAGAAAAATGAGGATGATTTATATGACGGTAAATTAACTGTTGGTTATAGCGGAAGATTTAAAGAAGTTGATTTTGAAGCTACTCAATTTAACTTTAATATAAATACAAGAAATAATGATGGGTCTACAATACCACAACCTATTATTACTGACCCTTACAATTTAGATGCTTATTTTACTCAAGAGAACTTAAATGCAGGCTTATTTAGCTTAAGTACCTTTAGAGGTAATGCCAATAACCCAATTGCATTACAACCACAAACTTATAATGGTAACCAAGATATACACGCCGCTTATACTAATTTAGAGTATGCTTTTAATCCTAAATTTACATTAATTGCAGGTTTACGCGTAGAGCAAATTAACCAAAGTATAGATTGGAGTACATCTATAGACCCAGCGGGAGATTCTAATGAATTTGAAAAAACAGAATTTTTACCTGCTTTATCTTTAAAATATGAACTAAACGATAAGCAAAACTTAAAGTTTGCAGCTAGTAAAACATATACCTTACCACAATTTAAAGAAAGAGCATTATTCTTATTTGAAGATGTTACAACAACTTACACTGGTAACCCAAGTTTATACGCTTCTACAGATTACAACTTTGACTTAAAATGGGAAATGTTCCCTAACTCTAGTGAAATTATTTCATTAGGTGTTTTTGGTAAATATATTGAAAACCCTATTAATGAAATTACAATTAACTCTGCATCTAACGTAATTAGCTACGTAAACTCTGGTGACTGGGCAAAAGCATACGGTGTAGAACTAGAAGTAAGAAAAGATCTTTTTGCTACAGAAAAAGATACTGAAGACAGCGTATTAAAAACTGTATTATCTGCAGGCTTTAATGCATCTTACATGAATACAAATCAAGAGCTAAACCCTGATAAGATAATTGAAGAAACTACCGCTGCTGGCTTTCCATTAAGCGTAAACTTTTCTAATGAGGAAGACGGCTTAACTGGAGCATCTGATTTGTTACTAAACGGAGACATTAGCTTTTCTAAAGACTACAGTAAAAACAAAAACATTACAACTACAATTGCTTACAACTATTTTTCAGACAGAATATACGCTTTAGGAGTACAAGGAAAAGGCAACTTGGTTGATAAAGGTTTTGGTTCTTTAGATTTTATAGCAAAAGCACAACTAAATGAAAACATTAGAATTGGACTTTCTGCTAAAAATATATTAAACCCATCTGTAGAAAGATTCCAAGACGAACAAGATGTTACAGTACTATCTTACAAAAGAGGTGCTAACGTAAAACTTTCTTTGTCATATAACTTTTAA
- a CDS encoding T9SS type A sorting domain-containing protein translates to MKHLYLVLFFVFSTVVAFGQDAKNSSDIEGLKLYPNPVTSGKIYISTKKNAPKKILIFDVLGNKALETKLIGKELNLSNLDAGVYVIRVFEKDKVATRKLIIK, encoded by the coding sequence ATGAAACACTTATACCTTGTCTTATTCTTTGTATTTTCTACGGTGGTTGCTTTTGGGCAAGATGCCAAGAATAGCTCTGATATAGAAGGTTTAAAGCTTTACCCAAACCCTGTAACTAGTGGAAAAATATACATTAGTACTAAGAAAAATGCCCCTAAAAAAATATTAATTTTTGATGTTTTAGGAAATAAAGCACTAGAAACTAAATTAATTGGCAAAGAGTTAAATTTATCTAATTTAGATGCAGGTGTATACGTAATTCGCGTTTTTGAAAAAGACAAAGTTGCAACTCGCAAACTAATTATAAAATAA
- a CDS encoding T9SS type A sorting domain-containing protein produces the protein MKKIYILFLMTFCLLVSAQEKVVNLPMQNSNIPQIADFKLYPNPVADRTVYITTKENKAKDIVVYNIFGEVVLKQRLIAKQLNISKLIPGMYLMQVTENKKTVTRKLVVK, from the coding sequence ATGAAGAAAATCTACATTTTGTTTTTAATGACATTTTGCTTGCTAGTTTCTGCCCAAGAAAAGGTGGTTAACTTGCCTATGCAAAATAGCAATATTCCCCAAATTGCAGATTTTAAACTATATCCAAACCCGGTAGCGGACAGAACCGTTTACATTACTACTAAAGAAAACAAAGCTAAAGATATTGTTGTTTATAATATTTTTGGTGAAGTAGTTTTAAAACAACGGTTAATTGCTAAACAATTAAATATCTCTAAGTTAATTCCTGGGATGTATTTAATGCAAGTAACAGAAAATAAAAAAACAGTGACACGTAAATTAGTCGTGAAATAA
- a CDS encoding acyltransferase: MNTETIFNIKTKEDFNTAALAVFNFQYKNNLVYSEFCNHLNKNSHNVNHFTDIPFLPIQFFKTKKVLVKNTTPEVTFSSSGTTGTVTSKHYVSNVQVYIDSYLKGFKYFYGDIKKYCVLALLPSYLERKGSSLIYMADDLIKKSEHPDSGFYLHNINALVSKLKLLEENGTQVLLIGVSFALLDMAEQYNLHLKNTIIMETGGMKGRRKELIREELHQELKNGFGVTEIHSEYGMTELLSQGYSKGNGIFNTPPWMKILTRDPEDPLTLQKNGKTGGINVIDLANVNSCAFIATQDLGKVHTNQSFEIIGRFDNSDIRGCNLLVL; encoded by the coding sequence ATGAATACAGAAACTATTTTTAACATAAAAACTAAAGAGGATTTTAATACTGCTGCGCTAGCTGTATTTAATTTTCAGTATAAAAACAATTTAGTTTACAGTGAGTTTTGCAACCATTTAAATAAAAATAGTCACAACGTAAACCATTTTACAGATATTCCGTTTTTACCTATTCAGTTTTTTAAAACCAAAAAAGTACTTGTAAAAAACACTACGCCAGAAGTTACATTTAGCAGTAGTGGCACAACTGGCACTGTAACAAGCAAACATTATGTTTCTAACGTACAAGTGTATATAGATAGTTACCTAAAAGGTTTTAAATATTTTTACGGAGATATTAAAAAATATTGTGTTTTAGCGCTATTACCATCATATTTAGAGCGTAAAGGTTCTTCTTTAATTTATATGGCAGATGACCTTATTAAAAAAAGTGAACACCCAGATAGTGGCTTTTACTTACATAATATTAACGCTCTTGTTTCTAAATTAAAATTACTAGAAGAAAACGGCACACAAGTACTTTTAATTGGTGTTTCTTTTGCCTTGTTAGATATGGCAGAGCAATACAATTTACATCTTAAAAATACCATTATAATGGAAACTGGTGGTATGAAAGGTAGAAGAAAAGAACTAATTAGAGAAGAACTACACCAAGAGTTAAAAAATGGGTTTGGTGTTACAGAAATACATTCTGAGTACGGAATGACCGAGTTACTTTCTCAAGGTTACTCTAAAGGAAACGGTATTTTTAATACACCACCTTGGATGAAAATTTTAACTAGAGATCCAGAAGACCCATTAACACTTCAAAAAAATGGAAAAACAGGAGGGATAAATGTAATTGACTTAGCAAATGTAAACTCTTGCGCTTTTATTGCTACTCAAGATTTAGGTAAAGTACACACAAACCAAAGCTTTGAAATTATTGGTAGGTTTGACAATTCTGATATTAGAGGTTGTAATTTACTGGTTTTGTAA
- a CDS encoding DNA-3-methyladenine glycosylase I, whose amino-acid sequence MEKHRCGWCVGDDLYEAYHDKEWGTPVKDDKLLFEFLILETFQAGLSWITILRKRENFRKAFDNFDYKKIVNYKQDKIDALLQDAGIIRNKLKVNSAITNAAAYIKIQKEFGSFSAYIWSFVNNKPIKNALTSYKEGPANTPLSDAISKDLKKRGFKFVGSTVVYAFMQATGMVNDHEISCFRYNEV is encoded by the coding sequence ATGGAAAAACACAGATGTGGTTGGTGTGTAGGAGATGATTTGTATGAGGCATATCATGACAAAGAGTGGGGAACTCCTGTAAAGGATGATAAATTGTTATTTGAGTTTTTAATTTTAGAAACTTTTCAGGCTGGGTTAAGTTGGATAACAATTTTACGTAAGCGAGAAAATTTTAGAAAAGCCTTTGATAATTTCGATTATAAAAAAATTGTAAATTACAAACAAGATAAAATAGATGCTTTGTTACAAGATGCAGGTATTATTAGAAATAAGCTAAAAGTGAACTCTGCTATAACCAATGCAGCTGCTTATATTAAAATACAAAAAGAGTTTGGTAGTTTTAGTGCTTACATATGGAGCTTTGTAAACAACAAGCCAATAAAAAATGCGTTAACTAGTTATAAAGAAGGGCCTGCAAACACGCCTTTGTCTGACGCTATAAGTAAAGACTTAAAAAAAAGAGGATTTAAATTTGTAGGTAGTACGGTTGTTTATGCGTTTATGCAGGCAACAGGTATGGTTAATGATCATGAAATTAGTTGTTTTAGATATAATGAAGTGTAG